The Streptomyces sp. SS1-1 genome has a segment encoding these proteins:
- a CDS encoding helix-turn-helix transcriptional regulator — MAGHGEQEHPHGADRLCETGDRVYSRAVRRGRVSRQDAEPVPCLLELALLHPDPDDMDWLVPTSPQEVMTRLLRGMYEEVSTAQLRMGSAVAAFERYAGLAPLPRQASGAEGTALRILDGDARIQAALDEATRACTSEVLTVQPGGIRPEHELTEGLHRAMALRGRGVRMRDLYTHVARHGQGLLNYLELMGDAVEARTLDEVIDRLILFDRTVAFIPANTDRTMALELRHPALINYLVTAFDRLWRLAIPLTAPIPDTGFEGVSHREQSIAALLAEGHQDAVIAERLGISVRTCRAHIARLSETLGAASRTQLGVRIAQVGLDRAARAAQIPGRQPFGVTAGRDAAQLPPGR; from the coding sequence ATGGCCGGGCACGGGGAGCAGGAGCATCCCCATGGCGCCGACCGCCTGTGCGAGACCGGGGACCGCGTGTACTCCCGGGCCGTACGCCGCGGACGGGTGTCCCGCCAGGACGCGGAACCGGTGCCCTGCCTGCTGGAGCTGGCGCTGCTGCACCCGGACCCCGACGACATGGACTGGCTGGTGCCGACCTCCCCGCAGGAGGTCATGACCCGGCTGCTGCGCGGGATGTACGAGGAGGTCAGCACGGCCCAGCTGCGGATGGGCTCGGCGGTCGCGGCCTTCGAGCGGTACGCCGGACTCGCCCCGCTCCCCCGCCAGGCGTCCGGCGCCGAGGGCACCGCCCTGCGCATCCTCGACGGCGACGCGCGGATCCAGGCCGCGCTGGACGAGGCGACGCGGGCGTGCACCAGCGAGGTGCTGACCGTGCAGCCCGGCGGCATCCGCCCCGAGCACGAGCTGACGGAGGGTCTGCACCGGGCGATGGCGCTGCGCGGCCGGGGCGTGCGGATGCGCGACCTGTACACGCATGTGGCCCGGCACGGGCAGGGGCTGCTCAACTACCTGGAGCTGATGGGCGACGCGGTGGAGGCCCGCACCCTGGACGAGGTCATCGACCGGCTGATCCTCTTCGACCGCACGGTGGCCTTCATCCCGGCGAACACCGACCGCACGATGGCGCTGGAGCTGCGCCACCCGGCCCTCATCAACTACCTGGTGACGGCGTTCGACCGGCTGTGGCGGCTCGCGATCCCGCTGACCGCCCCGATCCCGGACACCGGCTTCGAGGGCGTCTCGCACCGGGAGCAGTCCATCGCCGCGCTGCTCGCGGAGGGGCACCAGGACGCGGTCATCGCGGAGCGGCTCGGCATCAGCGTGCGCACCTGCCGGGCGCACATCGCCCGCCTGTCGGAGACGCTGGGCGCGGCGAGCCGTACGCAGCTCGGGGTGCGGATCGCGCAGGTCGGCCTGGACCGGGCGGCCCGCGCGGCCCAGATCCCCGGCCGGCAGCCGTTCGGCGTCACGGCCGGGCGTGACGCGGCTCAGCTGCCTCCGGGCCGGTGA
- a CDS encoding PA14 domain-containing protein, with translation MNSARRATTAAATAVALATAGTLLTTVTPASAAVSCTSPVFKRQFFANTTFSGTPKKTDCDTAIDQSWSGAPASGLPKDNFGVRWSVTRDFGSGGPFTLTASALDGIRVYLDGTRKIDLWKNTSTTVSKTLNVTIPSGKHTLRVDYVNWTGNAKVKFAYTPRTTATVDKTKPLAPTGAKAAYDTTTGKARLTWTPNKEMDLAGYRVYRRLKGASFGTTPLATTTSTSYTDTTLPKTGATYYYEIRAKDKAGNTGTGTTDQPVTTLDRTAPAAPTGLTTASQENGLRVGWKAAAEATSYRVYRSASADGTYTRVGTTAQVSYVDTTAVEGTTYHYRVTSLDAAGNESARSSSVSGRRRDETPPSLVTGVTVTPTEYGFEVRWDANPTPDLRSYVVRRGELWGDEEEQVCSLYPGYYVSADTTSYAYTTLPDGEESCFIVDAVDDAGNSAFQWTGDAQIVVATELDTTPSVETPEGSPLTLEAAGAEGDEGNRLSWHGLGEDAPEQAAGYRIYRWNRGTSAYERIDVAAPGATEYVDTGAARGTTSYYWVTAVAADGTESVPTGDYAITAPAQ, from the coding sequence ATGAACTCAGCCAGACGCGCGACCACCGCCGCCGCGACGGCGGTCGCGCTCGCCACCGCGGGCACCCTGCTCACCACGGTCACCCCCGCGTCGGCCGCGGTGTCCTGCACCTCGCCGGTCTTCAAGCGCCAGTTCTTCGCGAACACCACGTTCTCCGGGACACCGAAGAAGACCGACTGCGACACCGCCATCGACCAGAGCTGGTCCGGCGCCCCCGCCTCCGGACTCCCCAAGGACAACTTCGGCGTCCGCTGGAGCGTCACCCGCGACTTCGGCTCGGGCGGCCCCTTCACCCTCACCGCCTCCGCCCTCGACGGCATCCGCGTGTACCTCGACGGCACCCGCAAGATCGACCTGTGGAAGAACACCTCCACCACGGTCTCCAAGACGCTCAACGTCACGATCCCGTCGGGCAAGCACACCCTGCGCGTCGACTACGTCAACTGGACCGGCAACGCCAAGGTGAAGTTCGCCTACACCCCCCGCACCACCGCCACGGTCGACAAGACCAAACCCCTCGCCCCCACCGGCGCCAAGGCCGCCTACGACACCACCACCGGCAAGGCCAGACTCACCTGGACCCCCAACAAGGAGATGGACCTCGCCGGCTACCGCGTCTACCGCCGCCTCAAGGGCGCCTCGTTCGGCACCACGCCCCTCGCGACGACCACCTCCACGTCGTACACGGACACCACCCTCCCGAAGACGGGCGCGACGTACTACTACGAGATCCGCGCCAAGGACAAGGCGGGCAACACCGGCACAGGCACGACGGACCAGCCGGTGACGACGCTCGACCGGACCGCACCCGCCGCGCCCACCGGGCTGACCACCGCGTCCCAGGAGAACGGCCTGCGGGTCGGCTGGAAGGCCGCCGCCGAGGCCACGTCGTACCGGGTCTACCGGTCCGCGAGCGCCGACGGCACGTACACCCGGGTCGGCACCACCGCCCAGGTCTCCTACGTCGACACCACCGCTGTCGAGGGCACCACGTACCACTACCGGGTCACGTCGCTGGACGCCGCCGGCAACGAGTCGGCCCGCTCCTCCTCCGTCAGCGGCCGGCGCCGCGACGAGACCCCGCCGTCGCTGGTCACCGGCGTCACCGTCACGCCGACCGAGTACGGCTTCGAGGTGCGCTGGGACGCCAACCCCACCCCCGACCTGCGAAGCTACGTCGTGCGCCGGGGCGAACTCTGGGGCGACGAGGAGGAGCAGGTGTGCTCCCTCTACCCGGGGTACTACGTGTCCGCCGACACGACGTCGTACGCCTACACCACGCTCCCGGACGGCGAGGAGTCCTGCTTCATCGTCGACGCGGTCGACGACGCCGGCAACTCCGCCTTCCAGTGGACCGGTGACGCCCAGATCGTGGTGGCGACGGAACTGGACACCACGCCGTCCGTCGAGACGCCGGAAGGCTCCCCTCTCACCCTTGAGGCGGCGGGCGCCGAGGGCGACGAGGGCAACCGGCTCAGCTGGCACGGCCTCGGCGAGGACGCCCCCGAGCAGGCGGCCGGCTACCGCATCTACCGCTGGAACCGCGGCACCTCGGCCTACGAGCGGATCGACGTCGCCGCGCCTGGCGCCACGGAGTACGTCGACACCGGTGCCGCGCGCGGCACCACGTCCTACTACTGGGTCACCGCTGTCGCCGCCGACGGCACGGAGTCCGTCCCCACGGGCGACTACGCCATCACGGCCCCCGCCCAGTGA
- a CDS encoding helix-turn-helix transcriptional regulator, translating to MGGGDLATNQTKATHPHAMTEMCAQGSRLYANALRAGRIARADVESAPCLMEFALLYPDPDDANWLIPLPASVALAQRLNPIEREIAERRRLSVELTESLQPFMDLSTQVTGSTHSITVLEGGERINAALNLATAQCQTEMLTIQPSTRISEASLLQGLERDRPLIERGVRIRTLYQHTVRYNPGKLAYVAQLSDGKVEYRTIDELVERLIICDESVAFIPTRDDQQVALELRHPGLIRYLIKVFEFMWSRAVPLSEHAPYETAPDGITDIQHTIAKLLVEGHVDEAIARRLGMNVRTCRAHIAKLATALGSGSRAQLGYLIAQSGILNEDHRPGGS from the coding sequence ATGGGGGGTGGAGATTTGGCAACGAATCAGACTAAAGCGACACATCCCCATGCGATGACCGAGATGTGCGCTCAAGGCAGCCGTCTCTATGCGAACGCGCTGCGTGCGGGGCGTATCGCCCGCGCCGACGTGGAGTCCGCGCCCTGTCTGATGGAGTTCGCGCTGCTCTATCCGGACCCCGACGACGCGAACTGGCTGATCCCCCTCCCCGCCTCGGTGGCGCTCGCCCAACGGCTCAATCCCATCGAACGGGAGATCGCCGAGCGCCGCCGGCTGTCGGTCGAGCTGACCGAGTCCCTCCAGCCCTTCATGGACCTCAGCACCCAGGTCACCGGGAGCACCCACTCGATCACGGTCCTGGAGGGCGGCGAGCGGATCAACGCCGCCCTCAACCTGGCCACCGCCCAGTGCCAGACCGAGATGCTCACCATCCAGCCCAGCACCCGTATCTCCGAGGCCAGCCTCCTGCAGGGCCTGGAGCGCGACCGGCCACTCATCGAGCGCGGGGTGCGCATACGGACCCTCTACCAGCACACGGTCCGCTACAACCCCGGCAAGCTGGCCTACGTCGCCCAGCTCTCCGACGGCAAGGTCGAGTACCGCACCATCGACGAACTCGTCGAGCGCCTCATCATCTGCGACGAGTCGGTCGCCTTCATCCCCACCCGCGACGACCAGCAGGTCGCCCTGGAGCTACGGCACCCCGGGCTCATCCGGTACCTCATCAAGGTCTTCGAGTTCATGTGGAGCCGCGCGGTCCCGCTGAGCGAGCACGCCCCCTACGAGACCGCCCCCGACGGCATCACCGACATCCAGCACACCATCGCCAAGCTCCTGGTGGAGGGCCACGTCGACGAGGCCATCGCGCGCCGGCTCGGGATGAACGTCCGCACCTGCCGGGCCCACATCGCCAAGCTGGCCACCGCCCTGGGCAGCGGCAGCCGCGCCCAGCTCGGCTATCTCATCGCCCAGTCCGGCATCCTCAACGAGGATCACCGGCCCGGAGGCAGCTGA
- a CDS encoding heat shock protein transcriptional repressor HspR → MDGRRRNPYELTEETPVYVISVAAQLSGLHPQTLRQYDRLGLVSPDRTPGRGRRYSARDIELLRQVQQLSQDEGINLAGIKRIIELENQVAALQTRVAELQAALDGAAAAMQQREAAVHASYRRDLVPYQEVQQTSALVVWRPKRAKD, encoded by the coding sequence ATGGACGGTCGTCGGCGCAACCCGTATGAACTGACCGAGGAGACCCCGGTCTATGTCATCTCGGTGGCGGCCCAGCTGTCCGGCCTGCACCCGCAGACCCTCCGTCAGTACGACCGCCTCGGCCTGGTCTCCCCGGACCGCACGCCCGGGCGGGGCCGGCGCTACTCGGCCCGCGACATCGAACTGCTCCGCCAGGTGCAGCAGTTGTCGCAGGACGAGGGCATCAACCTGGCCGGCATCAAGCGCATCATCGAACTGGAGAACCAGGTCGCCGCGCTCCAGACCCGCGTCGCCGAACTGCAGGCGGCCCTGGACGGAGCGGCGGCGGCGATGCAGCAGCGCGAGGCGGCGGTCCACGCCTCGTACCGCCGCGACCTGGTCCCGTACCAGGAGGTCCAGCAGACCAGCGCGCTGGTCGTCTGGCGCCCGAAGCGGGCGAAGGACTAG
- the grpE gene encoding nucleotide exchange factor GrpE produces MTEETPGFEEKPDVPSGATPDDAEPKAAPSPNSEGTAPAGDGHADPGLVAQLDQVRTALGERTADLQRLQAEYQNYRRRVERDRITVKEIAVANLLTELLPVLDDIGRAREHGELVGGFKSVAESLETVAAKMGLQQFGKEGEPFDPTIHEALMHSYAPDVTETTCVAILQPGYRIGERTIRPARVAVAEPQPGAQAAKEESAEAADDKESGGPDEG; encoded by the coding sequence ATGACGGAGGAGACCCCGGGCTTCGAGGAGAAGCCCGACGTCCCCTCCGGCGCCACCCCTGACGACGCCGAGCCGAAGGCCGCGCCCTCGCCGAACAGCGAGGGGACGGCCCCGGCCGGGGACGGACACGCAGACCCGGGCCTGGTGGCCCAGCTGGACCAGGTGCGCACCGCGCTCGGCGAGCGCACCGCGGACCTCCAGCGCCTCCAGGCCGAGTACCAGAACTACCGCCGCCGTGTGGAGCGGGACCGGATCACGGTCAAGGAGATCGCCGTCGCGAACCTCCTGACCGAGCTCCTTCCGGTACTGGACGACATCGGCCGCGCGCGGGAGCACGGCGAACTCGTCGGCGGATTCAAGTCCGTCGCGGAGTCGCTGGAGACCGTCGCGGCGAAGATGGGCCTCCAGCAGTTCGGCAAGGAGGGCGAGCCCTTCGACCCGACGATCCACGAGGCGCTGATGCACAGCTACGCGCCGGACGTCACCGAGACGACCTGCGTCGCGATCCTCCAGCCGGGGTATCGCATCGGCGAACGCACCATCCGCCCCGCGCGGGTGGCCGTCGCCGAGCCCCAGCCGGGCGCGCAGGCCGCCAAGGAGGAGTCCGCCGAGGCGGCCGACGACAAGGAGAGCGGTGGCCCGGACGAGGGCTGA
- a CDS encoding PA14 domain-containing protein — MNPARRATAVTATAVVLSTAGGLLTALAAPASAAVSCTSPVFKRQFFANTTFSGTPKKTDCDTAIDQSWSGAPASGLPKDNFGVRWSVTRDFGSGGPFTLTASALDGIRVYLDGTRKIDLWKNTSTTVSKTLNVTIPSGKHTLRVDYVNWTGNAKVKFTYTPRTTATVDKTKPLAPTGAKAAYDTTTGKAKLTWTPNKEMDLAGYRVYRRLKGSSSWKKLTTTKATTYTDVPPATGESYYYEIRAADKAGNEGTGTTDQLVTTPDRTAPAVPTGLAATDSQPGVRLTWKTVPGATRYVVHRRWDDDGGDNPVVQVAKVTSTSWVDSTVKENLYYSYWVSAVDAAGNTSAKSAGAYVARDDWAPSAPVAVEANPTAGSGITVTWKASSAPVASDLSTFRIYRDGRLVDEVGPRQTSYTDTNVRHSRSYVYTVTAVDRQEQESAASAPATAVAPATGLAPAAVSGLRGAMDGYDIVLRWQANTEQDVSAYVVYRGEFVDGTWVYAEWDKVIPRRGEDEALSYSHEVWDPTGQDVRWAVVARDRAGNSLFTDGGAFSYVTVTEPVTGPPDE; from the coding sequence ATGAACCCAGCCAGACGCGCGACAGCGGTGACCGCCACCGCCGTCGTGCTCTCCACCGCCGGTGGTCTGCTCACCGCCCTCGCCGCGCCCGCGTCGGCCGCGGTGTCCTGCACCTCGCCGGTCTTCAAGCGCCAGTTCTTCGCGAACACCACGTTCTCCGGGACACCGAAGAAGACCGACTGCGACACCGCCATCGACCAGAGCTGGTCCGGCGCCCCCGCCTCCGGACTCCCCAAGGACAACTTCGGCGTCCGCTGGAGCGTCACCCGCGACTTCGGCTCCGGCGGCCCCTTCACCCTCACCGCCTCCGCCCTCGACGGCATCCGCGTGTACCTCGACGGCACCCGCAAGATCGACCTGTGGAAGAACACCTCCACCACGGTCTCCAAGACGCTCAACGTCACGATCCCGTCGGGCAAGCACACCCTGCGCGTCGACTACGTCAACTGGACCGGCAACGCCAAGGTGAAGTTCACCTACACCCCCCGCACCACCGCCACCGTCGACAAGACCAAACCCCTCGCCCCCACCGGCGCGAAAGCCGCCTACGACACCACCACCGGCAAGGCCAAGCTCACCTGGACCCCCAACAAGGAGATGGACCTCGCCGGCTACCGCGTCTACCGCCGCCTCAAGGGGAGCAGCAGCTGGAAGAAGCTGACGACCACCAAGGCGACCACGTACACCGACGTCCCGCCGGCCACCGGCGAGTCGTACTACTACGAGATCCGCGCCGCGGACAAGGCGGGCAACGAGGGCACGGGCACGACGGACCAGCTCGTCACCACACCGGACCGGACCGCGCCCGCCGTCCCCACGGGGCTCGCCGCGACCGACAGTCAGCCCGGCGTCCGGCTCACCTGGAAGACGGTCCCCGGGGCCACCCGGTACGTCGTCCATCGGCGCTGGGACGACGACGGCGGCGACAACCCGGTCGTGCAGGTCGCGAAGGTGACGTCCACGTCCTGGGTCGACTCCACGGTCAAGGAGAACCTGTACTACAGCTACTGGGTCTCGGCCGTGGACGCGGCCGGCAACACGTCCGCGAAGTCGGCCGGCGCGTACGTGGCGCGCGACGACTGGGCGCCCTCCGCGCCCGTGGCCGTCGAGGCGAACCCGACGGCGGGCAGCGGCATCACCGTGACGTGGAAGGCGTCCAGTGCGCCCGTCGCCTCCGACCTGTCGACGTTCCGCATCTACCGCGACGGCAGGCTCGTCGACGAGGTCGGCCCCCGGCAGACGTCGTACACCGACACGAACGTGCGGCACAGCCGCTCGTACGTGTACACCGTGACCGCCGTGGACAGACAGGAACAGGAGTCCGCCGCCTCGGCGCCGGCCACGGCCGTCGCCCCGGCGACCGGTCTGGCCCCGGCCGCCGTCAGCGGGCTGCGGGGCGCCATGGACGGCTACGACATCGTCCTGCGGTGGCAGGCGAACACCGAGCAGGACGTCTCCGCCTACGTCGTCTACCGCGGGGAGTTCGTCGACGGCACCTGGGTGTACGCGGAGTGGGACAAGGTCATTCCGAGGCGGGGCGAGGACGAGGCGCTGTCCTACTCCCACGAGGTCTGGGACCCGACGGGCCAGGACGTCCGCTGGGCCGTGGTCGCCCGGGACCGCGCCGGCAACTCCCTCTTCACCGACGGCGGTGCGTTCTCGTACGTCACCGTCACCGAGCCCGTCACCGGACCTCCCGACGAGTGA
- a CDS encoding pyridoxamine 5'-phosphate oxidase family protein, translated as MAAYPQDPGAPDAPYLSFWQERHLCTLTTSRPDGSPHVVPVGVTYEPEARLARVITNKSSRKVAHVLAAGAAGARVAVCQVDGGRWATLEGVAHVSGEPERVREAERRYAVRYGRTPTPNPDRVVIEIALTRAMGRG; from the coding sequence ATGGCCGCATACCCCCAGGATCCGGGCGCGCCGGACGCGCCGTACCTCTCCTTCTGGCAGGAGAGGCATCTGTGCACGCTCACCACGTCCCGTCCGGACGGCTCCCCGCACGTGGTGCCCGTCGGTGTCACCTACGAACCCGAGGCCCGGCTGGCTCGGGTGATCACCAACAAGTCCAGCAGGAAGGTGGCGCACGTGCTCGCCGCCGGCGCCGCGGGTGCGCGGGTCGCGGTCTGCCAGGTGGACGGCGGGCGCTGGGCGACGCTGGAGGGCGTGGCGCACGTCAGCGGCGAGCCGGAGCGGGTGCGGGAGGCCGAGCGGCGCTACGCCGTCCGGTACGGGCGGACCCCGACGCCGAACCCGGACCGGGTGGTCATCGAGATCGCGCTCACACGGGCGATGGGGCGCGGGTGA
- a CDS encoding sugar ABC transporter substrate-binding protein encodes MRPLRSLRRTATAVAAASTMTLALGACGGLGVTGDSSEASPTKGNDITVGLLLPETANTRYDKFDYPIIKEKVESLTSRQGKVVYRNADADAKKQEQQLQQLVDDGVDVILLDAVDAHAIAGGVQKAKDAGIPVIAYDRLAEGPIDAYVSFDNELVGEVQGRSLLEAMGEVDSSDKIVMMNGSLTDPNAKQFKSGALSELKGTVDIAKSYDTKDWKPENAQANMTEAINEIGVANIKGVYSANDGMAGGVIKALEAAGVTKLPPITGQDAELDAVQRILTGEQYMSVYKSYPHEAESAAEMAVAKVQGKDIQFDSLTQDQVDSPTHQDIPALLVPVAALTKSNIDKTVLADGIYKLSEICTAKYKAACQQAGLSK; translated from the coding sequence ATGCGTCCCTTGCGCTCTCTGCGCCGTACCGCCACCGCCGTGGCCGCCGCTTCCACGATGACGCTCGCGCTGGGCGCGTGCGGCGGACTGGGGGTCACAGGGGACAGCAGCGAGGCGAGCCCGACCAAGGGCAACGACATCACCGTGGGCCTGCTGCTGCCGGAGACCGCGAACACGCGTTACGACAAGTTCGACTACCCCATCATCAAGGAGAAGGTCGAGAGCCTCACCAGCCGTCAGGGCAAGGTCGTCTACCGCAACGCCGACGCGGACGCGAAGAAGCAGGAGCAGCAGCTCCAGCAGCTCGTCGACGACGGGGTGGACGTCATCCTGCTGGACGCCGTGGACGCGCACGCCATCGCGGGCGGGGTGCAGAAGGCCAAGGACGCCGGTATCCCGGTCATCGCCTACGACCGCCTCGCCGAGGGCCCCATCGACGCCTACGTCTCCTTCGACAACGAGCTGGTCGGCGAGGTGCAGGGCCGTTCGCTGCTGGAGGCGATGGGGGAGGTCGACTCCTCCGACAAGATCGTGATGATGAACGGGTCGCTCACCGACCCGAACGCCAAGCAGTTCAAGTCGGGCGCGCTCTCCGAGCTCAAGGGCACGGTGGACATCGCCAAGTCCTACGACACCAAGGACTGGAAGCCCGAGAACGCCCAGGCCAACATGACCGAGGCGATCAACGAGATCGGCGTGGCCAACATCAAGGGCGTCTACTCCGCCAACGACGGCATGGCCGGAGGCGTCATCAAGGCCCTGGAGGCCGCGGGCGTGACCAAGCTGCCGCCCATCACCGGCCAGGACGCCGAACTGGACGCCGTGCAGCGCATCCTGACCGGCGAGCAGTACATGAGCGTCTACAAGTCCTACCCGCACGAGGCCGAGAGCGCCGCCGAGATGGCCGTCGCGAAGGTCCAGGGCAAGGACATCCAGTTCGACTCCCTCACCCAGGACCAGGTCGACAGCCCCACCCACCAGGACATCCCGGCCCTGCTGGTCCCGGTGGCCGCCCTGACCAAGTCGAACATCGACAAGACGGTCCTGGCCGACGGCATCTACAAGCTGTCGGAGATCTGCACGGCCAAGTACAAGGCCGCGTGCCAGCAGGCCGGCCTCAGCAAGTAG
- the dnaJ gene encoding molecular chaperone DnaJ, with translation MSTKDFIEKDYYKVLGVPKDATEAEIKKAYRKLAREFHPDANKGNAKAEERFKEISEANDVLGDPKKRKEYDEARALFGNGGFRPGPGGAGGSFNFDLGDLFGGTQGGQAGAGGFGGGLGDVFGGLFNRGGTGTTRTQPRRGQDIDTEVSLSFTEAIEGATVPLRMSSQSPCKACAGTGDKNGTPRVCPTCVGTGQVARGSGGGFSLTDPCPDCKGRGLIAEHPCAECKGSGRAKSSRTMQVRIPAGVSDGQRIRLRGKGAPGERGGPAGDLYVTVHVDAHPVFGRKDDNLTVTVPVTFAEAALGGEVRVPTLGGPAVTLKLPPGTPNGRTMRARGKGAVRKDGTRGDLLVTVEVSVPKDVTGKAREALEAYREATAGEDPRAELFQAAKGA, from the coding sequence ATGAGCACGAAGGACTTCATCGAGAAGGACTACTACAAGGTCCTCGGCGTCCCCAAGGACGCCACCGAGGCCGAGATCAAGAAGGCGTACCGGAAGCTCGCCCGCGAGTTCCACCCGGACGCCAACAAGGGCAACGCCAAGGCGGAGGAGCGGTTCAAGGAGATCTCCGAGGCGAACGACGTCCTCGGCGACCCCAAGAAGCGCAAGGAGTACGACGAGGCCCGCGCCCTGTTCGGCAACGGCGGTTTCCGCCCCGGTCCGGGCGGCGCGGGCGGCTCCTTCAACTTCGACCTGGGCGACCTCTTCGGAGGCACCCAGGGCGGCCAGGCCGGAGCCGGCGGTTTCGGCGGTGGACTGGGTGACGTCTTCGGAGGTCTGTTCAACCGCGGCGGCACGGGCACGACCCGGACCCAGCCGCGGCGCGGCCAGGACATCGACACCGAGGTCAGCCTCAGCTTCACCGAGGCGATCGAGGGGGCGACGGTCCCCCTGCGGATGTCCTCCCAGTCGCCGTGCAAGGCGTGCGCGGGCACCGGCGACAAGAACGGCACCCCGCGCGTGTGCCCGACCTGTGTCGGCACCGGCCAGGTGGCCCGCGGATCGGGCGGCGGCTTCTCGCTGACCGACCCGTGCCCGGACTGCAAGGGCCGCGGCCTCATCGCCGAGCACCCCTGCGCCGAGTGCAAGGGCAGCGGCCGGGCCAAGTCGTCCCGGACGATGCAGGTGCGCATCCCCGCCGGAGTGTCCGACGGGCAGCGCATCCGGCTGCGCGGCAAGGGCGCGCCCGGCGAGCGGGGCGGCCCCGCCGGTGACCTGTACGTCACCGTCCACGTCGACGCGCACCCGGTCTTCGGGCGCAAGGACGACAACCTGACGGTGACCGTCCCCGTGACCTTCGCGGAGGCGGCGCTCGGCGGGGAGGTCAGGGTCCCGACCCTGGGCGGCCCCGCCGTGACCCTGAAGCTGCCGCCGGGCACGCCCAACGGCCGCACCATGCGGGCGCGGGGCAAGGGCGCGGTGCGCAAGGACGGCACCCGCGGGGACCTCCTGGTCACCGTCGAGGTGAGTGTCCCGAAGGACGTGACGGGGAAGGCTCGTGAAGCGCTGGAGGCGTATCGCGAGGCGACCGCGGGTGAGGACCCGCGGGCGGAGCTGTTCCAGGCCGCGAAGGGAGCATGA